One Staphylococcus ratti DNA segment encodes these proteins:
- a CDS encoding DUF1140 family protein, protein MTEKELLLRHSHVVLKEILKELNTAINKFDKFSNTSYDAEVGTSQYWSTVASMEQMQKEIDGLIKKLHALDAITSWSSKLHQDRYKFVNKYKEALKRYEVEDK, encoded by the coding sequence ATGACAGAAAAAGAGTTATTGTTGCGCCATTCACACGTAGTATTAAAAGAGATATTAAAGGAATTAAATACGGCGATAAACAAATTTGATAAATTCAGCAATACAAGTTATGACGCAGAAGTCGGTACAAGTCAATATTGGTCGACGGTTGCTAGCATGGAACAAATGCAAAAGGAAATAGACGGTTTAATCAAAAAATTACACGCTTTAGACGCTATTACAAGTTGGAGTAGCAAGCTACACCAAGACCGGTATAAATTCGTCAATAAGTACAAAGAGGCTTTAAAAAGATATGAAGTGGAGGATAAATAA
- a CDS encoding MazG-like family protein: protein MNHLIKQVEQWSIDKGLDKGNSFTQYAKSVEEMGEVAGALCRNRKHDLKDGIGDVVVTLIILAQQNGMTLQECLEQAYGEIKDRTGKMSKDGSFIKSEDLY from the coding sequence ATGAATCATTTAATTAAACAAGTAGAACAATGGAGCATTGATAAAGGATTAGACAAAGGCAATAGCTTTACGCAATATGCAAAAAGTGTGGAGGAAATGGGAGAGGTTGCAGGTGCATTATGTCGTAACCGCAAACATGATTTAAAAGACGGTATCGGAGATGTAGTTGTTACTTTGATTATACTTGCACAACAAAATGGAATGACATTACAGGAGTGTTTAGAACAGGCTTATGGAGAGATTAAAGACAGAACAGGGAAAATGTCAAAAGACGGAAGTTTCATCAAATCCGAAGACTTGTACTAA
- the whiA gene encoding DNA-binding protein WhiA, producing MSFASEMKNELTRIEADANSAKAELSALIRMNGALNFSNQQFVINIQTENATTARRIYSLIKMVFHVEVEILVRKKMKLKKNNIYICRIKMKTKEILDELGILKNGMFNHDIDEEMVKDDEMKRSYLRGAFLAGGSVNNPETSSYHLEIFSLYEGHSEGLTALMNQYALNAKKLERKKGWITYIKEAERIAEFLSLIGGYQALLKFEDVRIVRDMRNSVNRLVNCETANLNKTVSAAMKQVENIQLIAQEIGLDNLPDRLREVAKLRIEHQDVSLKELGEMVSTGTISKSGINHRLRKLNEMADKIRNGEPFEI from the coding sequence ATGAGCTTTGCATCTGAAATGAAAAATGAACTAACCCGAATAGAGGCCGATGCTAACAGTGCGAAAGCAGAGCTCAGTGCATTGATTCGAATGAATGGAGCTTTGAATTTTTCAAATCAACAATTTGTTATTAACATTCAAACCGAAAACGCAACAACTGCTCGTCGAATTTACTCTTTAATTAAAATGGTCTTCCATGTAGAAGTAGAGATTTTAGTGCGTAAAAAAATGAAGTTAAAGAAAAATAACATTTATATCTGTCGCATTAAAATGAAAACAAAAGAGATTTTAGATGAACTCGGTATTTTAAAAAATGGTATGTTTAACCATGATATTGATGAAGAGATGGTGAAAGATGACGAGATGAAACGTAGTTACTTACGCGGCGCCTTTTTAGCAGGAGGTTCTGTGAATAATCCAGAAACATCCTCATACCATTTAGAAATCTTTTCCTTGTATGAAGGTCATTCTGAAGGTTTAACTGCTTTAATGAACCAATATGCATTGAATGCGAAAAAACTAGAGCGGAAAAAGGGCTGGATTACATATATTAAAGAAGCAGAACGTATTGCGGAGTTTCTAAGTTTAATCGGAGGCTATCAAGCCCTTTTAAAATTCGAAGATGTTCGAATCGTAAGAGACATGAGGAATTCAGTGAATCGACTTGTGAATTGTGAAACTGCCAATTTAAACAAAACAGTAAGTGCTGCGATGAAACAAGTCGAAAACATTCAATTGATAGCGCAAGAAATAGGTCTAGATAACTTGCCAGATCGCTTAAGAGAAGTGGCAAAGTTACGAATAGAACACCAAGACGTTTCTCTAAAAGAGTTGGGAGAAATGGTCAGTACAGGTACAATTTCTAAATCTGGTATTAATCACCGTTTACGCAAATTGAATGAAATGGCAGATAAAATAAGAAATGGCGAGCCATTCGAAATATAA
- a CDS encoding ImmA/IrrE family metallo-endopeptidase, producing MGKYEELLMKSECEVVETNRLPKGIDGWYQNGDIFIKTSLPEKIKHQVLHEEIAHHKLTCGNIVDLSQFNNRKFENYARRHSYETSMPLEEIIEAFKNGIHNLYELANFFEVTECHVLDCIEHYKKKYGLKTLCGNYMIQFEPLRVFEIKTIK from the coding sequence ATGGGGAAGTATGAAGAACTTCTTATGAAAAGTGAATGTGAAGTTGTTGAAACAAATCGTTTACCTAAAGGCATTGACGGTTGGTATCAGAACGGTGACATATTTATCAAAACAAGTTTGCCAGAGAAAATTAAACACCAAGTTTTACATGAAGAAATTGCACATCACAAACTTACATGCGGCAATATAGTTGACCTCTCTCAATTTAATAATAGGAAATTCGAAAACTACGCAAGAAGACATTCTTATGAAACTTCAATGCCTTTAGAGGAAATAATTGAAGCTTTTAAGAACGGTATACATAATTTGTATGAGCTTGCTAATTTTTTTGAGGTTACAGAATGTCATGTACTAGATTGTATCGAGCATTACAAAAAGAAATATGGGTTAAAAACTTTATGCGGTAATTACATGATTCAGTTTGAGCCGTTAAGAGTTTTTGAAATAAAGACAATTAAATAA
- a CDS encoding DUF2483 family protein — MKTIVTYLYKHKDLDLYVTNRPTDANPTIKYSTDKRDARRFDGTEDVLIDTATHDIYKHTHTETDVIERVEL; from the coding sequence ATGAAAACGATAGTGACTTATCTATATAAACACAAAGACCTAGACCTATACGTTACCAACCGTCCAACCGACGCAAATCCGACAATCAAATATTCAACCGACAAACGCGACGCTAGAAGATTTGACGGTACAGAAGATGTGCTTATAGACACGGCAACTCATGACATATACAAACACACGCATACTGAAACAGATGTGATTGAAAGGGTGGAATTATGA
- a CDS encoding helix-turn-helix domain-containing protein → MAKQILSKNLKNLLERKGKTQTDMAKDLDLKESTVSSWMNAAKYPRRDKIELLADYFGVMPSDITDDKSVQQETIAAHANKDEFTPEEWEEIEKFMQWVRDRKK, encoded by the coding sequence ATGGCTAAACAAATTCTTTCGAAGAATTTAAAAAATCTTTTAGAACGTAAAGGTAAAACGCAAACAGACATGGCAAAAGATTTAGATTTAAAAGAATCTACTGTAAGTAGTTGGATGAACGCAGCTAAATATCCTAGAAGAGATAAAATCGAATTACTTGCTGACTATTTTGGAGTTATGCCCTCTGACATAACTGATGACAAAAGTGTTCAACAAGAAACAATTGCAGCCCACGCAAATAAAGATGAATTTACACCTGAAGAATGGGAAGAAATAGAAAAATTTATGCAATGGGTTCGTGACAGAAAAAAATAG
- a CDS encoding single-stranded DNA-binding protein: MANSVILTGRITKELELKPAGQTEVTNFSLAVDNPYKKDDASFFDIVAFGKTAQLLNDYCGKGSKILIEGTLKQDRFKDKEGNNRSAVRVIANRIEFLDSKGQSNNQPQQQRGQAQMENNPFDNGLQNANGPIDINDDGLPF, translated from the coding sequence ATGGCAAATTCAGTAATTTTAACAGGACGAATCACAAAAGAATTAGAGTTGAAACCTGCAGGACAAACGGAAGTGACAAACTTTTCGTTAGCAGTCGATAACCCGTACAAAAAAGACGACGCTTCGTTCTTCGACATCGTCGCTTTTGGCAAAACTGCCCAATTACTAAATGACTACTGCGGTAAAGGAAGCAAAATTTTAATTGAGGGCACATTGAAGCAAGACCGTTTTAAAGATAAAGAGGGTAACAATCGTTCAGCAGTACGTGTCATCGCTAACCGAATTGAGTTTTTAGATAGCAAAGGTCAATCTAACAACCAACCTCAACAACAAAGAGGACAAGCGCAGATGGAAAACAACCCGTTTGATAATGGATTGCAAAACGCGAATGGTCCAATTGATATAAATGACGACGGCTTGCCGTTTTAG
- a CDS encoding tyrosine-type recombinase/integrase has product MVVRKRGDTYQYDFRLNGKRYRKGGFETKRLARMAESELMIDIEDGMYNNDSITLAEYFKNYVDVYNESHHSKSTIANMAARLKSVEKHTIGHIPLKNITRLQYQNFINDYGKNHVQDSTRKMHRAIKNCVQDAIFEGIVKRDFTHNVAPKSNKASKEEKEKYFEVYEYKKLKELAKEKNLRSYMVLFLMICTGARVSGVLNLKYSFIDKTNCTLFINEKKTDTSPRYVEIGRDDMQHLVNYLNSTPIDMSGYVFAECGTVISNAAINKTLGKLCDKLNTTKRTSHSLRHTHCSFLLSQGISIYYISKRLGHKNIDTTLKYYSHLLEEQYESESKLAVNALNNL; this is encoded by the coding sequence ATGGTGGTAAGAAAACGGGGCGATACCTACCAATACGACTTTAGATTGAATGGCAAGCGTTACCGTAAAGGCGGTTTCGAAACTAAAAGATTGGCTCGTATGGCGGAATCTGAATTAATGATTGACATTGAAGATGGAATGTATAACAACGATTCAATCACGCTTGCCGAATATTTTAAAAATTATGTAGATGTTTATAACGAATCGCATCATAGCAAGTCAACCATCGCTAATATGGCAGCACGTTTAAAATCTGTAGAAAAGCACACAATCGGACATATACCGTTAAAGAATATAACTAGATTACAATACCAAAATTTCATCAATGATTATGGCAAAAACCATGTACAAGATTCAACACGTAAAATGCACAGGGCAATAAAAAACTGCGTACAAGACGCTATATTCGAGGGAATAGTTAAGCGTGATTTCACACACAACGTTGCACCTAAAAGCAATAAGGCGTCTAAAGAAGAAAAAGAAAAGTATTTTGAAGTGTATGAATATAAAAAGTTGAAAGAATTAGCAAAAGAGAAGAACTTACGTTCATACATGGTTTTATTTTTGATGATATGCACAGGTGCAAGAGTTAGTGGCGTTTTAAATTTAAAATATAGTTTTATAGACAAAACGAACTGCACATTGTTTATAAATGAGAAGAAGACAGATACATCACCGAGGTACGTTGAAATCGGGCGTGATGATATGCAACACTTAGTCAATTATTTAAATAGCACCCCTATCGATATGAGCGGTTATGTATTTGCGGAATGTGGCACAGTGATTTCTAACGCAGCAATAAATAAAACGTTAGGCAAACTATGCGATAAATTAAACACTACTAAGCGAACATCTCATTCTTTAAGACATACACATTGTTCATTTTTATTATCTCAAGGAATTTCTATTTATTACATCTCAAAAAGATTAGGTCATAAAAATATCGATACAACATTAAAGTATTATTCACATTTACTAGAAGAACAATACGAATCAGAATCAAAATTAGCGGTTAATGCACTTAATAATTTGTGA
- a CDS encoding DnaB helicase C-terminal domain-containing protein: MRDPQLISKLKLSPEMFEDENARKFIEYVLDVGKVDLNEIYFKCRNDEDFIPTKTLSEIYNFDIADISYFMRDQSNILNDYVLVESTNKIGEYLKAPDDQALKVLIDEISDLQDLSIEKVNPTDSFLEEIMTNVLSDKPRQFIKTKYSNLDNKILGFERSQLNILAGRPSTGKTAFALNIMWRIAQQGYPTSFFSLETGGTNIGERLISMITNIPLSKIKQSQGLSLDETNKIMDAINQIKKLPGFSIHDGAVITPRDIREQAMQDNDKPHVIFIDYLTLMKSDVPMKERRLEVEKISRDLKIIAKETGCVIIALAQLSRGVESRQDKRPMMSDLRETGGIEQDAHFIFMLYRDDYYDQDLVDNETGKSDIEVNVVKNKDGETGVIQMEFYKKSQRFY, from the coding sequence ATGCGCGACCCTCAATTAATTAGCAAATTAAAGTTATCGCCAGAAATGTTTGAAGATGAAAACGCTAGAAAATTTATTGAATATGTGCTTGATGTCGGCAAAGTAGATTTAAATGAAATCTACTTTAAATGCCGTAACGACGAAGATTTCATACCGACAAAGACGCTATCAGAAATCTACAATTTTGACATAGCTGACATATCTTATTTTATGCGCGACCAATCAAACATCTTGAATGATTACGTATTGGTCGAATCTACAAATAAAATAGGCGAGTATCTAAAAGCACCTGATGACCAAGCGTTGAAAGTGTTAATTGATGAAATCAGTGATTTGCAAGACTTGAGCATAGAAAAGGTAAATCCTACTGATTCGTTTCTGGAAGAAATCATGACCAACGTACTAAGTGATAAGCCTAGACAGTTTATCAAGACGAAATATAGCAACCTAGATAACAAAATACTAGGCTTTGAGAGGTCGCAACTGAACATCTTGGCTGGTCGTCCGTCAACAGGTAAAACCGCATTTGCATTAAACATCATGTGGAGGATAGCGCAGCAAGGATACCCGACATCATTTTTTAGTTTAGAGACTGGCGGGACGAATATAGGCGAAAGGCTTATATCCATGATAACGAACATACCGTTATCTAAAATCAAACAATCACAAGGGCTTAGTTTGGACGAGACGAACAAAATTATGGACGCGATTAATCAAATTAAGAAGTTGCCCGGCTTTTCGATACATGACGGTGCTGTTATAACGCCTAGAGATATTAGAGAGCAGGCAATGCAAGATAATGATAAACCGCACGTGATATTTATCGACTACCTAACGCTTATGAAATCCGACGTGCCGATGAAAGAGCGTCGACTAGAGGTCGAGAAGATAAGTCGTGACCTTAAAATCATCGCGAAAGAAACGGGTTGCGTAATTATAGCATTAGCGCAATTGAGCCGTGGCGTTGAATCAAGACAGGATAAACGACCAATGATGAGTGACTTGAGAGAGACTGGCGGAATAGAGCAAGACGCGCATTTTATCTTCATGCTATATCGGGATGATTATTATGACCAAGACCTTGTGGACAATGAAACAGGTAAGTCAGATATAGAGGTCAACGTCGTTAAAAATAAGGATGGCGAAACTGGGGTTATACAAATGGAGTTTTACAAAAAAAGTCAGAGGTTTTATTGA
- a CDS encoding VRR-NUC domain-containing protein: protein MTESEIQKQIIEYLNKSECKVWRANAGMVRVGKRTLKLLPKGFPDIFGVRLKDGKFIAIEIKKPTGKLSIEQIEFQDWAMKQKIIYGVAYSVDDAKKIIEGD from the coding sequence ATGACAGAATCTGAAATCCAAAAACAAATAATTGAATATTTAAACAAATCCGAATGTAAAGTCTGGAGGGCAAACGCCGGCATGGTCAGGGTGGGGAAGAGGACGCTTAAACTTCTCCCCAAAGGATTTCCTGACATCTTCGGTGTAAGGCTAAAGGACGGAAAATTTATAGCGATAGAGATTAAAAAGCCTACTGGCAAATTATCGATTGAACAAATCGAATTTCAAGACTGGGCAATGAAACAAAAAATCATATACGGCGTCGCTTATTCAGTAGATGACGCTAAAAAAATCATAGAGGGTGATTAA
- a CDS encoding ERF family protein: protein MNKSESVVEINKAMVAFRKEVKQPLKDKNNPFFKSKYVPLENVVEAIDEAATPHGLSYTQWALNDSQGRVGVATMLMHESGEYIEYDPVFMNAEKNTPQGAGSLISYLKRYALSAIFGITSDPDDDGNQASGNAKQNKPDAKAIGTLKQEMLKYRELLQSQGKQVSADDIQQKLGITDIQTLTNAQISACISKLDRWIKKTKEH from the coding sequence ATGAATAAATCAGAATCAGTTGTCGAAATTAACAAGGCTATGGTGGCCTTTCGGAAAGAAGTTAAACAACCACTTAAAGATAAAAACAATCCATTCTTTAAATCAAAGTATGTACCTCTTGAGAACGTCGTAGAAGCCATTGACGAGGCGGCAACGCCTCACGGGTTGTCTTATACCCAATGGGCATTAAATGACAGTCAGGGGCGTGTAGGAGTGGCTACAATGTTGATGCATGAAAGTGGAGAATACATTGAATATGACCCTGTGTTCATGAACGCAGAGAAGAACACACCGCAAGGTGCGGGGTCACTAATTAGCTATCTTAAACGATACGCATTATCAGCGATATTTGGTATCACGAGTGACCCAGATGACGACGGGAATCAGGCTAGCGGTAATGCCAAACAAAATAAACCTGACGCTAAGGCAATCGGCACTTTAAAACAAGAAATGCTCAAATATAGAGAACTACTGCAGTCGCAAGGCAAGCAAGTGAGTGCAGATGATATTCAACAAAAACTAGGTATTACCGACATTCAAACTTTGACTAACGCCCAAATAAGCGCATGTATCAGCAAATTGGATAGATGGATTAAGAAAACAAAGGAGCATTAA
- a CDS encoding phage antirepressor KilAC domain-containing protein, which produces MQGLQPKTDIGKMFNIKEKENGEIAISGRELHKALEVKTRYNDWFERMINYGFEENSDYTAITQKRVTAQGNATNYLDHALTLDTAKEIAMIQRSEPGKRARQYFIQVEKAWNSPEMVMQRALKIANNTILQLESQIERNKPKIVFADAVATTKTSILVGELAKIIKQNGVNIGQRRLFEWLRQNGYLIKRKGVDYNMPTQYSMERELFEIKETTISHSDGHTSISKTPKVTGKGQQYFVNKFLGEKQTS; this is translated from the coding sequence ATGCAAGGGTTACAACCTAAAACGGACATTGGAAAGATGTTCAACATTAAAGAAAAAGAAAATGGAGAAATTGCAATCAGTGGTCGTGAGTTGCACAAGGCGCTAGAAGTAAAAACACGTTATAACGACTGGTTCGAAAGAATGATTAATTATGGATTCGAGGAAAATTCGGACTATACAGCTATTACTCAAAAAAGAGTAACAGCTCAAGGCAATGCAACTAATTACTTAGACCACGCACTAACGCTAGACACTGCAAAAGAAATCGCAATGATTCAGCGCAGCGAACCTGGCAAACGCGCGAGACAATATTTCATCCAAGTCGAAAAAGCGTGGAACAGTCCGGAAATGGTTATGCAACGTGCATTGAAGATAGCGAATAACACAATCCTACAACTTGAATCACAAATTGAACGTAACAAACCCAAAATTGTATTTGCAGACGCAGTAGCTACAACAAAGACGTCGATTTTAGTAGGAGAGTTAGCGAAGATTATCAAACAAAACGGCGTAAATATAGGACAACGCAGGCTATTCGAATGGTTACGACAAAATGGCTATCTAATCAAACGCAAAGGCGTAGATTATAACATGCCGACACAGTATTCAATGGAACGTGAACTATTCGAAATTAAAGAAACTACCATAAGTCATTCGGATGGACATACATCGATTAGTAAGACACCAAAAGTGACAGGTAAGGGACAACAGTACTTTGTTAACAAGTTTTTAGGAGAAAAACAAACATCTTAA
- a CDS encoding phage replisome organizer N-terminal domain-containing protein, which translates to MVEVSWIKLKVGMFDDSKIKYIEALPERDTIITVWVKLLTLAGKYNEHGYIMLSENLPYNDEMLSNEFNRPLNSIRLALQTFIKLGMIEYTKGIYKVKNWEKHQSLDSKSKHNEKNRLRQQRYRDRKKQELLENNVTVTLRNDTEEEEEKEEEYKNKKEKKEKEDDVFAKAINYVITNLDKNTTPSQMEQIGYATDDIGTNADEVVEVAVDYTKNKGSHVGYLIKVLNNWAKEGVKTKDDALKKVKPKQESKSVLDEIENELGDD; encoded by the coding sequence ATGGTTGAGGTATCGTGGATTAAATTAAAAGTTGGAATGTTTGACGATAGCAAAATTAAATACATTGAAGCCCTACCTGAACGCGACACAATCATAACGGTATGGGTTAAGCTGCTTACGCTTGCAGGTAAGTATAACGAGCATGGTTATATCATGTTATCTGAAAATCTACCGTATAATGATGAGATGTTGTCTAATGAATTTAACAGACCGTTAAACTCAATAAGATTAGCGCTTCAAACGTTTATTAAATTAGGAATGATTGAATATACAAAAGGGATTTACAAAGTTAAAAATTGGGAGAAGCACCAAAGTTTAGATAGCAAAAGCAAGCATAATGAAAAAAATAGATTGCGTCAACAACGTTACAGAGACCGAAAAAAACAAGAATTGCTAGAAAATAACGTTACCGTAACGTTACGTAACGATACAGAAGAAGAAGAAGAAAAAGAAGAAGAATATAAGAATAAGAAAGAGAAGAAAGAAAAAGAAGATGACGTCTTCGCAAAAGCTATTAATTACGTAATTACTAATTTAGATAAAAATACTACACCGAGCCAAATGGAACAAATCGGATATGCAACAGATGATATAGGCACTAATGCTGATGAAGTTGTAGAGGTTGCAGTTGACTATACAAAAAACAAAGGAAGTCATGTCGGTTATTTAATCAAAGTTTTAAACAACTGGGCTAAAGAGGGAGTTAAGACTAAAGATGACGCTTTGAAGAAAGTGAAGCCTAAACAAGAGAGTAAATCCGTCTTAGATGAAATTGAAAATGAATTAGGTGATGACTAA
- a CDS encoding helix-turn-helix transcriptional regulator, with translation MTDTIEAFSLKGARNEFDYTQEQIADKLGVSRAQYIAWEKGNVIPKSMVVYALAYIYGINADLLRVSKKI, from the coding sequence ATGACAGATACAATTGAGGCATTTTCTCTGAAAGGAGCACGTAATGAATTTGATTACACACAAGAGCAAATAGCTGATAAATTAGGAGTTTCTAGGGCGCAGTACATTGCGTGGGAGAAAGGTAATGTGATACCTAAAAGTATGGTAGTTTATGCTTTAGCTTACATCTACGGCATTAACGCTGACTTATTAAGAGTCAGCAAAAAAATTTAA
- a CDS encoding DUF771 domain-containing protein, whose protein sequence is MQQTLKVSIAIPETHVMLTLDEFKEYKKLELKGKYFTLNQLAKRINRSEEWIKKHVIDNPRNRRQIESFSKFSTGKGTGYMFHAEKILDWLDNHFEDVVKG, encoded by the coding sequence ATGCAACAAACACTTAAAGTTTCAATAGCAATACCTGAAACGCATGTAATGCTTACCTTAGATGAGTTTAAAGAATACAAAAAGTTAGAGCTTAAAGGTAAGTACTTTACACTCAATCAATTAGCGAAACGTATTAATCGCAGTGAAGAGTGGATTAAAAAACACGTTATAGACAACCCGCGTAATCGAAGACAAATTGAATCGTTTAGTAAATTTTCGACTGGCAAAGGCACTGGCTACATGTTTCATGCGGAAAAAATTTTAGATTGGTTAGATAACCACTTTGAAGATGTTGTGAAAGGGTGA
- the clpP gene encoding ATP-dependent Clp endopeptidase proteolytic subunit ClpP, giving the protein MNLIPTVIETTNRGERAYDIYSRLLKDRIIMLGSAIDDNVANSIVSQLLFLQAQDAEKDIYLYINSPGGSVTAGFAIYDTIQHIKPDVQTICIGMAASMGSFLLAAGAKGKRYALPNAEVMIHQPLGGAQGQATEIEIAANHILKTRAKLNKILSERTGQPIEKIEKDTDRDNFLTADEAKDYGLIDEVMQPE; this is encoded by the coding sequence ATGAATTTAATTCCTACAGTTATTGAAACAACAAACCGCGGTGAACGCGCATATGATATTTACTCTCGTTTATTAAAAGACCGTATTATCATGTTAGGTTCTGCAATTGATGACAATGTTGCAAACTCAATTGTATCACAACTTTTATTCTTACAAGCACAAGATGCAGAAAAAGATATTTATCTTTATATTAATTCTCCAGGAGGCAGTGTTACTGCTGGATTTGCAATTTACGACACAATCCAACATATTAAGCCTGACGTTCAAACAATTTGTATTGGTATGGCGGCATCAATGGGCTCATTCTTATTAGCAGCTGGCGCTAAAGGAAAACGTTATGCGCTTCCAAATGCAGAAGTAATGATTCATCAACCACTTGGTGGCGCTCAAGGTCAAGCGACTGAAATCGAAATTGCCGCAAATCATATTTTAAAAACACGTGCTAAATTAAATAAAATCTTATCAGAACGTACAGGTCAACCTATCGAGAAAATTGAAAAAGATACGGACCGTGATAACTTCTTAACTGCTGATGAAGCTAAAGATTACGGTTTAATTGACGAAGTAATGCAGCCTGAATAA
- a CDS encoding putative HNHc nuclease produces the protein MPLIKNYITRDDGVTTAVVEGVEIGDKESLLLDNGLDVEVEVITVDPHTITDKQRRKIFALCNDIEQHTGQPREYMRSMFMDYVAFVEGYDNLSLSTCTRTQANQIIEVMLDWVFHNDVPLNYKTSDLLKQDKSFLYWSTVNRNCVICGKPHSDLAHYEAVGRGMNRNKMNHYNKHVLALCRQHHNEQHNIGVESFDDKYKLHNSWLAVDERLNKMLKGERS, from the coding sequence ATGCCACTAATCAAAAATTATATAACCCGAGATGACGGCGTGACAACCGCCGTTGTGGAGGGTGTGGAAATTGGCGATAAAGAATCGCTACTATTAGATAACGGGCTAGATGTTGAGGTCGAAGTTATAACGGTAGACCCTCATACAATTACAGATAAACAGCGTCGGAAGATATTTGCTTTGTGCAATGACATAGAGCAGCACACAGGGCAACCTCGTGAATATATGCGGTCAATGTTTATGGACTACGTGGCATTTGTCGAGGGGTACGATAACTTATCGCTTTCTACCTGCACCCGCACGCAAGCTAATCAAATTATAGAGGTTATGTTGGACTGGGTGTTTCACAACGACGTGCCACTTAACTACAAAACTAGTGACCTACTCAAACAAGATAAATCGTTTCTGTACTGGTCAACGGTTAACCGCAATTGTGTTATATGCGGTAAACCTCATTCGGATTTAGCGCATTATGAAGCGGTAGGTCGTGGAATGAATCGAAATAAAATGAATCACTACAATAAGCACGTATTAGCGCTTTGCAGGCAACACCACAACGAGCAACACAACATCGGTGTCGAAAGTTTTGATGACAAGTACAAGTTGCACAACAGCTGGTTAGCCGTAGATGAAAGATTGAATAAGATGTTGAAAGGAGAGAGGAGTTAA